In the Candidatus Cloacimonas sp. genome, TCTATGAACTGAAAGAATATAAACAGGCATTATCCGCTCTCGAAACGGCGTTCAGCTTACCTTCCAACTCGGAAGAGAGCGAGTTTGACCAGGCAAATCCCGAACCAGAAATCACTCAACTCTATCAAGAATTGCAAAAATTAGCTAAATAAGACAAGCCCTATATCCGCAGAAAGTTCCCACAGGATAAAAGAACTATCCTTAGCTCATATATTGCGATAACTTTTAGACCTAAACAATTTTACTGCTTTCGCTAAAGCACTCTTCTTTATCATTTGGAGTTCTCTAATCGCTTGTCACACAGAGGACTCGCTTACAACCCAGTAACATTGCAGTAACAATGCAGTTATCTCATAAGAGAAATGCTACTGATGCGTTACTGAAATATAACGCCAGAATGCCTGGGGCAACATAAGAGCATTTGGCTGTTGCGTTTAAACGCTAAATCGAGCAAATGTCTTGCCAGTAAGTAAGTAGGCAACCAATATTTAATTATTCTGTTAACCTCTTTTCGATAGAATGAATAATTGGTTTAAGGGTAAAACGAAAGGAGAAATCTAATTGTACCATAATTTTACAAAAGATCCGGAAGCCCAAAAAAGTGGACTTCCGGATTTTAATAACTTATACTAAACCTTGATCCATCATAGCATTGGCTACTTTAATAAAGCCAGCTACATTGGAACCCTTTACATAATTTACAAATTGATCTTCCTTACCATAATTGATGCATTGCTGGTGAATAGCTTTCATAATGCCGTGTAATTTTTCATCTACTTCGTCTCTTGACCAGGAAATGCGCATTGAATTTTGAGTCATTTCTAAACCTGAAGTTGCTACTCCTCCGGCATTTGCGGCTTTACCGGGACCAAACAAAATTTTATTTTCCAGGAATACCTTTATGCCTTCAATGGTAGTAGGCATATTGGCACCTTCGCAAACGCAGATACAGCCGTTCTTAATAAGGGTTTTGGCTTCTTCTTCGTTTATTTCATTTTGGGTTGCACAGGGCATAGCAATCTGACCAGGAATTATCCAGGGTCTTTGTTCAGGGTAATATTTTACCTTAAATTCATCTGCATATTCTTTGATGCGACCACGGCGAACATTTTTTAATTCCATTAAATATTCCCATTTTTCACCCTGGATTCCATCCGGATCATATATAAAACCATCAGAGTCGGATGCTGTTATAACCCTACCACCCAATTGATTTACTTTTTGGATAGCAAATTGAGCAACATTTCCGCTGCCCGAAATAAGCACATTTTTACCTTCAATGCTCTGGCCTTTAGTTTTTAACATTTCATCTGCAAAATAAACAGCTCCATAGCCTGTGGCTTCAGGACGAACTAAGCTGCCACCCCATTCCAATCCTTTTCCGGTAAAAACACCCGTAACTTCGTTGACAATTTTCTTATACATTCCATACATAAACCCGATCTCGCGTTTTCCTACGCCTATATCTCCTGCTGGAATATCAGTATTGGGACCGATGTGGCGGTATAGTTCTAACATAAATGAATGGCAGAAACGCTCAACTTCTTCGTCACTGCGATTACGCGGATTGAAATCGGAACCACCTTTTCCGCCACCCATAGGAAGAGTAGTTAAGCTATTTTTGAAGATCTGCTCAAAACCGAGGAATTTCAAAATTCCTAAGTTTACGCTGGGATGGAATCTTAATCCTCCTTTATAAGGACCAATGGCACTATTGAATTCTACTCTGAAACCGCGATTTACCATTATTTCACCGGCATCAGTTTGCCAGGGAACCCGGAAAATAATGATGCGTTCCGGTTCTACGAGGCGCTCTAAAATTTTTGCTTTGCGGTATTGTGGATTAGCATCATAAACATCCCAAATGCTTTCCACTACTTCAGTAACTGCTTGAATGAATTCAGGTTGGTCAGCATTTTTAGCTGAAACCTGGTGTAGATATTCTTGTTTTGTCATAACACATACCTCCTGTGTTTTTTTGCCACTGGAAAAAAACTATTTTTTTATACAATAATTACTTAATAATGGCAGCGTTTCTGCCGTCAAATAAAATTTTTAGGGGGTAAGGCGTTTTTTTTACTTTAAAAAAATTGCCTTCATCCATAGAAGGCAAAGAAGCAAGCCAATCCCAATCAATATAATCGGTTTCATCTTTTACAGTTAAATATGCAACATTCATACTGAATAAATTGTGGAAAAAGTGGCTGCCTTGGCTTGCCTCTATGGACATATTAGGTAAAAGAACTTCTACAATAGTGGCTACATTGGTTATTTGACTCCAAACCACTGGAATACCTAAAAAACGGTCACTGGAACCCCAACGACCTGGTCCTATCAGCAAATATTTTTCCGGTTTGATTTTTAAGTTAATGCTATCTAATTCTGCAGCCATTAGTTCGGTTTTTACGATGTCAAAATTTTCTGGTGGTAGATAAACAATTGTATTCAGGTCTTCCTCGCTGGAATTGCCTAAAGCGTAAGAAGAAAATAAAATCAGTTTTTCTTTTTGATCCAGCAAATTCTCCAGATCGGAACTATAAAGTTGTTGATTAACGGCTATAGGTCTAATTTGCAGTAGATAAAAATTTTGTTTCCCGGTCTGGGAATTGATATCAAAAGCAAATTCCATTTCCACTTCACAACCCACCAAATCTCTTCCCAAAGCCAGAAATTCCTTTAGTAAAAAAGCTAAAGGTGCTTCGGCATAATGCAGAATATTGCGATAAGTAATAACTCTGGGACCTTTTATATATTTTCCACTGAGGAATTCTTTATTTTCATAATCCCAAACTGAACTTAGAATGGCCAAATCGTTTTCCAAAAGATTCTGGGTAATTCTATTGCGAGATAAAGTGCTATCTTCTCCCAAGCTTAAATTAACCTCCCGGTGATTTATATCTATGGCATAGAAATGACGCTGATTATTTTGAACTATATCTTCCGGGGGAAACATATCCAG is a window encoding:
- the gdhA gene encoding NADP-specific glutamate dehydrogenase, translated to MTKQEYLHQVSAKNADQPEFIQAVTEVVESIWDVYDANPQYRKAKILERLVEPERIIIFRVPWQTDAGEIMVNRGFRVEFNSAIGPYKGGLRFHPSVNLGILKFLGFEQIFKNSLTTLPMGGGKGGSDFNPRNRSDEEVERFCHSFMLELYRHIGPNTDIPAGDIGVGKREIGFMYGMYKKIVNEVTGVFTGKGLEWGGSLVRPEATGYGAVYFADEMLKTKGQSIEGKNVLISGSGNVAQFAIQKVNQLGGRVITASDSDGFIYDPDGIQGEKWEYLMELKNVRRGRIKEYADEFKVKYYPEQRPWIIPGQIAMPCATQNEINEEEAKTLIKNGCICVCEGANMPTTIEGIKVFLENKILFGPGKAANAGGVATSGLEMTQNSMRISWSRDEVDEKLHGIMKAIHQQCINYGKEDQFVNYVKGSNVAGFIKVANAMMDQGLV